A stretch of Microbacterium sp. 4R-513 DNA encodes these proteins:
- a CDS encoding NAD(P)H-binding protein — protein sequence MARIAVIGGTGYAGSHIVAEAVSRGHTVVSVARTVPAERVEGATYIEGTLLDVPSLVAELEGVDVVVLAVPARGDMEGNVRSNVAQLVAELPASVRVGVIGGAGGSLVAPGGERLVDQPSFTDEYKPEALEAIGVLDDLRTQAHGHDWFYIHPAGGFGAWNPGERTGSYRDGGDVLVTDEAGESFISGADLGVAVVDEIETPKHSRERFTVGY from the coding sequence ATGGCTCGCATCGCCGTCATCGGAGGCACCGGCTACGCCGGCTCGCACATCGTCGCAGAGGCGGTGAGTCGCGGTCACACGGTGGTGTCCGTGGCGCGGACCGTCCCCGCCGAGCGCGTCGAAGGCGCCACCTACATCGAGGGCACGCTCCTCGACGTGCCGAGCCTCGTGGCCGAGCTCGAGGGGGTCGACGTCGTCGTCCTGGCGGTTCCCGCGCGCGGCGACATGGAGGGCAACGTCCGGTCGAACGTCGCGCAGCTCGTCGCCGAGCTGCCCGCGTCGGTGCGCGTCGGCGTCATCGGCGGCGCCGGCGGCAGCCTCGTCGCGCCGGGCGGCGAGCGCCTCGTCGACCAGCCGTCCTTCACCGACGAGTACAAGCCCGAGGCCCTCGAGGCGATCGGGGTTCTCGACGACCTGCGCACCCAGGCTCACGGTCACGACTGGTTCTACATCCACCCCGCCGGCGGGTTCGGCGCGTGGAACCCCGGCGAGCGCACCGGCAGCTATCGCGACGGCGGCGACGTGCTCGTCACCGACGAGGCGGGCGAGTCCTTCATCTCCGGCGCTGACCTCGGGGTCGCTGTGGTCGACGAGATCGAGACGCCGAAGCACTCCCGCGAGCGGTTCACCGTCGGGTACTGA
- the ugpC gene encoding sn-glycerol-3-phosphate ABC transporter ATP-binding protein UgpC, translated as MASVTFDNATRLYPGGTRPAVDKLNLEVGDGEFLVLVGPSGCGKSTSLRMLAGLEEVNSGRILIGDRDVTDVPPKDRDIAMVFQNYALYPHMTVAENMGFALKIAGVGKEERAARVLEAAKLLDLEQYLTRKPKALSGGQRQRVAMGRAIVRQPQVFLMDEPLSNLDAKLRVQTRTQIASLQRRLGVTTVYVTHDQTEALTMGDRIAVLKDGILQQVGSPRDLYEKPNNVFVAGFIGSPAMNLFPSDLAEGGVRFGSEVVPLDRDTVGRANGSQVTIGVRPEDIVVGPADGKGLPVQVDLVEELGADGYLYGHTEIAGRRTDIVARVDGRRHPMAGDTVTLAATAGHVHAFDVESGERLNDKPVVSA; from the coding sequence ATGGCGTCCGTCACGTTCGACAACGCAACCCGCTTGTACCCCGGGGGCACGCGCCCGGCTGTGGACAAGCTCAACCTCGAAGTGGGCGACGGCGAGTTCCTCGTCCTGGTCGGCCCCTCCGGCTGTGGCAAGTCCACGTCGCTGCGCATGCTGGCCGGCCTCGAAGAGGTCAACTCGGGCCGCATCCTGATCGGCGACCGCGACGTCACCGACGTCCCGCCGAAGGACCGCGACATCGCGATGGTCTTCCAGAACTACGCGCTGTACCCGCACATGACGGTGGCCGAGAACATGGGCTTCGCGCTCAAGATCGCCGGCGTCGGCAAGGAGGAGCGCGCCGCGCGCGTTCTCGAGGCCGCCAAGCTCCTCGACCTCGAGCAGTACCTGACCCGCAAGCCGAAGGCCCTCTCGGGTGGTCAGCGTCAGCGTGTCGCGATGGGCCGCGCCATCGTCCGCCAGCCCCAGGTGTTCCTCATGGACGAGCCGCTGTCGAACCTCGACGCCAAGCTCCGCGTCCAGACCCGTACGCAGATCGCGTCGCTGCAGCGTCGCCTCGGCGTCACGACCGTCTACGTGACCCACGACCAGACCGAGGCGCTCACGATGGGCGACCGCATCGCGGTCCTCAAGGACGGCATCCTCCAGCAGGTCGGCTCGCCGCGCGACCTCTACGAGAAGCCGAACAACGTGTTCGTCGCCGGCTTCATCGGCTCGCCCGCGATGAACCTGTTCCCGTCCGACCTCGCCGAGGGCGGTGTGCGCTTCGGCTCCGAGGTCGTGCCGCTCGACCGCGACACCGTCGGCCGCGCGAACGGCAGCCAGGTCACCATCGGCGTCCGCCCCGAAGACATCGTGGTCGGTCCCGCCGACGGCAAGGGCCTCCCGGTCCAGGTCGACCTCGTCGAGGAGCTCGGCGCCGACGGGTACCTCTACGGTCACACCGAGATCGCCGGACGCCGCACCGACATCGTCGCCCGCGTCGACGGCCGCCGCCACCCGATGGCCGGCGACACCGTCACGCTCGCCGCGACCGCCGGTCACGTGCACGCCTTCGACGTCGAGTCCGGCGAGCGCCTGAACGACAAGCCGGTCGTCTCCGCGTAA
- the rlmB gene encoding 23S rRNA (guanosine(2251)-2'-O)-methyltransferase RlmB, with amino-acid sequence MAKPGRPGASKGGKGPTKGSGGKNKRSLEGRGPTPKAEDRAWHPAGKRKAAAERYAAAGGKGRPGGQAGQTRQSRAKKDDDTETVTGRNSVLEALRAKIPATAFYIAQRVEMDDRVKEMLSIATHRDIPVMEVTRPELDRMAGFDGVHQGVALKVPPYEYAHPQDLLEQVIDAGQTPLFVALDGVTDPRNLGAIIRSTAAFGGHAVIVPQRRSASVNSAAWKTSAGAAARIPVAIAANLTSMLKEFKKQGVFVLGLDGGGDVSLPALELADRPVVIVVGSEGKGLSRLVTETCDQIVSIPISASTESLNAGIAASVALYQVATLRAAGA; translated from the coding sequence ATGGCTAAGCCAGGGCGCCCCGGCGCGAGCAAGGGCGGCAAGGGCCCCACGAAGGGCTCGGGCGGCAAGAACAAGCGGTCGCTTGAGGGGCGCGGACCGACGCCCAAGGCCGAGGACCGCGCGTGGCACCCCGCCGGCAAGCGCAAGGCCGCGGCCGAGCGCTACGCCGCCGCGGGCGGCAAGGGCCGTCCCGGTGGGCAGGCCGGCCAGACCCGTCAGTCGCGGGCGAAGAAGGATGACGACACGGAGACGGTCACGGGCCGCAACTCTGTGCTGGAGGCCCTCCGCGCCAAGATCCCGGCGACGGCGTTCTACATCGCGCAGCGCGTGGAGATGGACGACCGCGTCAAGGAGATGCTGTCGATCGCCACCCACCGCGACATCCCGGTCATGGAGGTCACCCGTCCTGAGCTGGACCGCATGGCGGGTTTCGACGGCGTGCACCAGGGCGTCGCGCTCAAGGTGCCGCCGTACGAGTACGCGCATCCGCAGGATCTCCTCGAGCAGGTCATCGACGCCGGCCAGACCCCGCTCTTCGTCGCGCTCGACGGCGTGACCGATCCGCGCAACCTCGGCGCGATCATCCGGTCGACCGCCGCCTTCGGCGGGCACGCCGTCATCGTGCCGCAGCGCCGCTCGGCGAGCGTCAACTCGGCCGCGTGGAAGACGAGCGCCGGTGCCGCAGCGCGCATCCCGGTGGCGATCGCGGCCAACCTCACGTCGATGCTCAAGGAGTTCAAGAAGCAGGGCGTGTTCGTCCTCGGCCTCGACGGCGGGGGCGACGTGTCGCTTCCCGCGCTCGAGCTCGCCGACCGGCCCGTCGTGATCGTCGTCGGCTCGGAGGGCAAGGGCCTCTCGCGCCTGGTCACCGAGACGTGCGACCAGATCGTCTCCATCCCGATCTCGGCGTCGACCGAGTCGCTCAACGCCGGCATCGCGGCATCCGTCGCGCTCTACCAGGTCGCGACGCTGCGCGCCGCCGGCGCCTGA
- a CDS encoding thioredoxin domain-containing protein, producing the protein MPVPSDRREAVREKALQVQAKQSRARLIRASVIAVAVVAVVAVAAVVVTWTVGSAASKPLLDPANVTDDGIVVTSVTGTTLDDGQAEMGVPGSGAGGSTATPAPTPETTPTPDASATTAPAVDIRIYVDYLSPGSREFQLANAAQLATWVEQGAATLTYYPVAMLTSKSNGTKYSLRAASAAACVATHSPDAFFAFTHSLLQQQPEVDSDGISDADLAAAAIASGASSPKVVRDCIEQEDFAAWAKSATDRALQGIPGTDGVALTGAPMVLVNGTQYVGALDDPAEFSQFVLTIASDDSTKTPAPTPTPTPTP; encoded by the coding sequence GTGCCTGTCCCGAGCGATCGCCGCGAGGCGGTGCGCGAGAAGGCGCTTCAGGTTCAGGCGAAGCAGTCCCGCGCGCGGCTCATCCGCGCCAGCGTGATCGCCGTGGCCGTCGTCGCCGTGGTGGCCGTCGCAGCCGTCGTCGTCACCTGGACCGTCGGTTCAGCCGCGTCCAAGCCGCTGCTCGACCCCGCGAACGTCACCGACGACGGGATCGTCGTCACCTCCGTCACGGGCACGACTCTCGACGACGGCCAGGCCGAGATGGGCGTCCCGGGCTCGGGTGCCGGCGGATCGACCGCGACGCCCGCTCCCACCCCTGAGACGACACCGACTCCCGATGCCTCGGCAACCACCGCCCCGGCCGTCGACATCCGCATCTACGTCGATTACCTTTCGCCGGGCTCACGGGAGTTCCAGCTCGCGAACGCCGCCCAGCTCGCCACGTGGGTGGAGCAGGGCGCCGCGACGCTCACCTACTACCCGGTCGCGATGCTGACTTCGAAGTCGAACGGCACCAAGTACTCGCTCCGCGCAGCGAGCGCCGCCGCCTGCGTCGCGACCCACTCGCCCGACGCGTTCTTCGCCTTCACGCACTCCCTCCTGCAGCAGCAGCCCGAGGTCGACTCGGACGGCATCTCGGATGCCGATCTCGCCGCCGCCGCGATCGCTTCGGGCGCCTCGTCGCCGAAGGTCGTGCGGGACTGCATCGAGCAGGAGGACTTCGCCGCGTGGGCGAAGTCCGCGACCGACCGGGCGCTGCAGGGCATCCCCGGCACCGACGGCGTAGCGCTCACGGGAGCGCCCATGGTGCTCGTCAACGGCACGCAGTACGTCGGAGCCCTCGACGACCCCGCCGAGTTCTCGCAGTTCGTCCTGACGATCGCGAGCGACGACTCGACCAAGACGCCGGCCCCCACGCCGACGCCGACTCCCACGCCCTGA
- a CDS encoding DUF4032 domain-containing protein encodes MPAALSITASSVDPGLLNLPWSTTLAEWPSNHIVFLPKGISRHLVRFANLSGRVVAIKETTEEMARREYDMLGNLHRLDAPCVERVAVIAGRTDAAGEPLPAALVTAHLKFSLPYRALFTQVLRPDTANRLVDALAVLLVRLHNVGFFWGDVSLSNTLFRRDAGAFAAYLVDAETGELHESGLTPGQRAHDLDVARTNIAGEIMDLEAGGRLEGGVDALAIADGIMSSYHSLWGALTDKESFAANESWRITERVQRLNELGFDIGEMSIQATTDGTRVSIQPKVVDAGHHQRRLLRLTGLDVEENQARRLLNDLDEFRARVSRLGDDEEMVAHEWLTRVFEPVVKAIPFDLRAKLEPAEVFHQVLEHRWYMSQARGKAVPLAEVLTSYIDGVLRHRRDEATVMGPPTETMSLPVLTSGAIDIVDEDDDIDWRDLV; translated from the coding sequence ATGCCCGCTGCCCTGAGCATCACCGCCAGCTCCGTCGACCCCGGGCTCCTGAACCTGCCGTGGTCGACGACGCTCGCCGAATGGCCGAGCAACCACATCGTCTTCCTTCCCAAGGGCATCTCGCGCCACCTCGTGCGCTTCGCCAACCTCTCTGGTCGCGTCGTCGCGATCAAGGAGACGACGGAGGAGATGGCCCGCCGCGAGTACGACATGCTCGGCAACCTGCACCGGCTCGACGCCCCGTGCGTCGAGCGCGTGGCCGTGATCGCCGGGAGGACGGATGCCGCCGGCGAGCCCCTTCCGGCCGCTCTCGTAACCGCGCATTTGAAGTTCTCGCTCCCCTACCGCGCACTGTTCACGCAGGTGCTGCGTCCCGACACCGCCAATCGCCTGGTCGACGCCCTGGCCGTGCTGCTCGTGCGGCTGCACAACGTCGGCTTCTTCTGGGGCGACGTCTCCCTCTCGAACACCCTCTTCCGCCGTGACGCGGGGGCCTTCGCCGCCTACCTCGTGGATGCCGAGACCGGCGAGCTGCACGAGTCCGGGCTGACGCCGGGTCAGCGCGCGCACGACCTCGACGTCGCGCGCACGAACATCGCGGGCGAGATCATGGACCTCGAGGCGGGCGGGCGCCTGGAGGGCGGGGTCGACGCCCTCGCGATCGCCGACGGCATCATGTCGTCGTACCACTCCCTGTGGGGCGCACTGACCGATAAGGAGTCGTTCGCCGCGAACGAGTCCTGGCGGATCACGGAGCGCGTGCAGCGCCTGAACGAACTCGGCTTCGACATCGGCGAGATGTCGATCCAGGCGACGACCGACGGGACGCGGGTCTCGATCCAGCCCAAGGTCGTGGATGCGGGGCACCACCAGCGCCGCCTGCTGCGGCTGACGGGACTGGATGTCGAGGAGAACCAGGCCCGAAGGCTTCTCAACGACCTGGACGAGTTCCGGGCCCGCGTCTCACGCCTCGGCGACGACGAGGAGATGGTCGCGCACGAGTGGCTCACCCGCGTCTTCGAGCCCGTCGTCAAGGCGATCCCGTTCGATCTGCGCGCGAAGCTCGAACCGGCCGAGGTGTTCCACCAGGTGCTCGAGCACCGGTGGTACATGTCGCAGGCGCGCGGCAAGGCCGTCCCGCTCGCCGAGGTCCTGACGAGCTACATCGACGGGGTGCTCCGGCACCGCCGGGACGAGGCGACCGTCATGGGGCCGCCCACAGAGACGATGTCGCTTCCCGTCCTCACGAGCGGCGCGATCGACATCGTCGACGAGGACGACGACATCGACTGGCGCGATCTCGTCTGA
- the cysS gene encoding cysteine--tRNA ligase, which produces MTVRLYDTKAQQLRDFVPLAPGNVTIYVCGPTVQSGPHIGHLRGALSFDILRRWLGHRYGRVTFVRNVTDIDDKVLVNATDAEPWWALAYRMELEFSRAYAAIGILPPTYEPRATASIPQMQELIQRLIDAGHAYAAASEGAAGDVYFDVRSWASYGSLTNQSLDAMEPAEDADPRGKRDPRDFALWKGAKADEPASAKWDSPWGKGRPGWHIECSAMSRRYLGPEFDIHGGGLDLRFPHHENELAQSTAAGDPFARYWVHNGLVTVGGQKMSKSLFNFVLAEDVLRERDPLVVRYALAAAHYRSSLDITGTSFDEAEAAIDRIRTFLHRAARVLAADDDQRVETSVPERFAAAMDDDLGVPQALAVLHETVRDGNTALDAGDRDGVLRAFGEVAVMAGILGIDPEDPRWMAGQAGPEASALDALLQTMIEQRAQARAAKDWAAADRIRDAIAAAGIALEDGPQGTHWSIDG; this is translated from the coding sequence GTGACCGTCCGGCTCTATGACACCAAGGCGCAGCAGCTGCGCGACTTCGTGCCCCTCGCCCCCGGGAACGTCACGATCTACGTCTGCGGGCCGACGGTGCAGTCCGGGCCGCACATCGGTCACCTGCGCGGTGCGCTCAGCTTCGACATCCTCCGTCGGTGGCTCGGTCATCGCTACGGGCGCGTCACGTTCGTGCGCAACGTGACCGACATCGACGACAAGGTGCTCGTGAACGCGACGGACGCCGAGCCGTGGTGGGCGCTGGCCTACCGCATGGAGCTCGAGTTCTCACGGGCGTATGCCGCGATCGGCATCCTGCCTCCCACCTACGAGCCCCGGGCGACGGCGTCCATCCCGCAGATGCAGGAGCTGATCCAGCGTCTCATCGACGCGGGGCACGCGTACGCCGCCGCGTCGGAGGGCGCGGCCGGCGACGTCTACTTCGACGTGCGGTCGTGGGCCTCGTACGGCTCGCTGACCAACCAGTCCCTCGATGCCATGGAGCCGGCCGAGGACGCAGACCCCCGCGGCAAGCGCGACCCGCGGGACTTCGCGCTCTGGAAGGGCGCCAAGGCCGATGAGCCGGCGTCCGCCAAGTGGGACTCGCCGTGGGGCAAGGGCCGTCCCGGCTGGCACATCGAGTGCTCCGCGATGTCGCGCCGGTATCTGGGGCCGGAGTTCGACATCCACGGGGGAGGGCTCGACCTGCGCTTCCCGCACCACGAGAACGAGCTCGCTCAGTCGACGGCCGCGGGCGACCCGTTCGCGCGGTACTGGGTGCACAACGGCCTCGTGACCGTCGGCGGGCAGAAGATGTCGAAGTCGCTCTTCAACTTCGTCCTCGCCGAGGACGTGCTGCGCGAGCGCGACCCGCTCGTCGTGCGCTATGCGCTCGCAGCGGCGCACTACCGGTCGAGCCTCGACATCACGGGAACGTCCTTCGATGAGGCCGAAGCGGCGATCGACCGCATTCGCACGTTCCTTCACCGTGCGGCGCGCGTTCTCGCGGCAGACGACGACCAGCGCGTCGAGACCTCCGTGCCCGAGCGATTCGCGGCGGCGATGGATGACGATCTCGGCGTGCCCCAGGCGCTCGCCGTGCTGCACGAGACGGTGCGGGACGGCAACACCGCATTGGATGCCGGCGACCGCGACGGAGTGCTCCGGGCGTTCGGTGAGGTGGCGGTGATGGCGGGGATCCTCGGCATCGACCCCGAAGACCCCAGGTGGATGGCAGGACAGGCGGGGCCCGAGGCATCCGCTCTGGACGCCCTCCTGCAGACGATGATCGAGCAGCGCGCACAAGCGCGGGCTGCCAAGGACTGGGCGGCAGCCGACCGCATCCGCGACGCGATCGCGGCGGCCGGCATCGCCCTCGAAGACGGTCCCCAAGGGACGCATTGGAGTATCGATGGCTAA
- a CDS encoding nitroreductase family protein, whose protein sequence is MSSALEAARARRSWSKVTDAAPSHEELLELVAAAGRVADHSSLAPWRLIELRGTDREKLGRAIAKAEGDKHPSSKPLRAPLLIAVVASYRKSGKVPRWEQEAVASGVAHMLSLLLDEAGWGVLWRTGHYTRSKPVAKAHGLKKNEELLGWLYVGGKPPEKREGRRRPVDAARFLTPMPGEKR, encoded by the coding sequence GTGAGCAGCGCCCTCGAGGCGGCGCGCGCCCGCCGCTCCTGGTCGAAGGTGACGGATGCCGCTCCATCCCACGAGGAGCTGCTCGAGCTCGTGGCGGCCGCGGGACGGGTCGCCGACCACTCGTCGCTCGCGCCTTGGCGGCTCATCGAGCTGCGCGGCACGGACCGCGAGAAGCTCGGCAGAGCGATCGCGAAGGCGGAGGGAGACAAGCACCCGTCGTCGAAGCCGCTGCGCGCGCCCCTTCTCATCGCCGTCGTCGCCAGTTACCGCAAGAGCGGCAAGGTGCCGAGGTGGGAGCAGGAGGCGGTCGCCTCCGGCGTCGCCCATATGCTCAGCCTCTTGCTGGACGAGGCCGGATGGGGCGTGTTGTGGCGCACCGGCCACTACACGCGCAGCAAGCCGGTCGCGAAGGCGCACGGGCTGAAGAAGAACGAGGAGCTCCTCGGCTGGCTCTATGTCGGGGGCAAGCCCCCTGAGAAGCGCGAGGGTCGCCGCCGTCCGGTCGATGCTGCGCGGTTCCTCACGCCCATGCCGGGCGAGAAGCGCTAG
- a CDS encoding DMT family transporter: MTPARMPAWLALGGAVLVGVMTAVQARINGSLGLALGDGFTAAVISFGSGLVILVVLCAILPDGRAGFRRLVRGLGRDIPFWMLIGGLAGALTVATQGLTVATIGVALFTVGVVAGQTVNGLVLDRVGYGPAGVVAVTLGRLAGGLLVIVAVVLCLAGEGLTGVPWWMLLLPFLAGAGIAWQQATNGRLRQAVGSPLIATLVNFIGGTIALVIADVIHIAVAGAPKSFPTDPWLYVGGSIGVVYIFLSAALVRHTGVLLLGLGSVVGLLATSVVLDALWPPLSGPSLGAAVAAVFVALVGVVVAVVPWRVVLRRRPPD, from the coding sequence GTGACCCCCGCCCGTATGCCCGCCTGGCTCGCGCTCGGCGGAGCCGTCCTCGTGGGCGTCATGACGGCCGTCCAAGCGCGGATCAACGGCTCGCTCGGCCTCGCGCTCGGCGACGGCTTCACGGCGGCGGTCATCTCGTTCGGGTCGGGACTCGTCATCCTCGTCGTCCTCTGCGCGATCCTCCCGGACGGGCGGGCCGGCTTCCGCAGGCTCGTGCGCGGCCTCGGTCGCGACATACCGTTCTGGATGCTGATCGGCGGCCTCGCAGGCGCCCTGACGGTCGCGACGCAGGGGCTGACGGTCGCGACAATCGGCGTCGCGCTCTTCACCGTCGGCGTGGTGGCGGGGCAGACCGTGAACGGGCTCGTGCTCGACCGCGTCGGCTACGGTCCCGCGGGAGTGGTCGCCGTGACACTGGGGCGCCTTGCCGGGGGACTGCTCGTGATCGTGGCCGTCGTCCTGTGCCTCGCGGGCGAGGGTCTGACGGGTGTGCCGTGGTGGATGCTGCTGCTGCCGTTCCTCGCGGGCGCGGGCATCGCCTGGCAGCAGGCGACGAACGGGCGGCTGCGGCAGGCGGTCGGGAGCCCCCTCATCGCGACGCTCGTCAACTTCATCGGCGGCACCATCGCCCTCGTCATCGCCGACGTCATCCACATCGCGGTCGCCGGGGCTCCGAAGAGCTTCCCCACCGACCCCTGGCTCTACGTCGGCGGGTCGATCGGCGTCGTCTACATCTTCCTGTCGGCCGCTCTCGTCCGGCACACCGGTGTGCTGCTGCTCGGCCTGGGGTCGGTCGTCGGGCTGCTCGCGACCTCCGTCGTCCTCGACGCGCTCTGGCCACCGCTGTCGGGACCGTCGCTCGGGGCGGCGGTCGCCGCGGTCTTCGTCGCTCTGGTGGGCGTGGTCGTCGCCGTCGTGCCGTGGCGCGTCGTGCTGCGGCGGCGACCGCCCGACTAG
- the msrB gene encoding peptide-methionine (R)-S-oxide reductase MsrB: MTYAVNKSDAEWREELDPQQYAVLREAATERPWTGELLDESRAGLYTCAACGAELFKSGTKFDSHCGWPSFYESIRPEAVELIEDRTYGMVRTEVRCANCGSHLGHVFPDGFGTPTGDRYCMNSISLNFTPEA, from the coding sequence ATGACTTACGCAGTGAACAAGAGCGACGCCGAGTGGCGCGAAGAGCTCGACCCCCAGCAGTACGCCGTGCTGCGCGAGGCGGCCACCGAGCGCCCCTGGACGGGCGAGCTCCTCGACGAGAGCCGGGCCGGCCTCTACACGTGTGCCGCCTGCGGGGCGGAGCTGTTCAAGAGCGGCACGAAGTTCGACTCGCACTGCGGGTGGCCGAGCTTCTACGAGTCCATCCGGCCCGAGGCCGTCGAGCTCATCGAGGACCGCACCTACGGCATGGTGCGCACCGAGGTGCGGTGCGCCAACTGCGGCTCGCATCTCGGCCACGTCTTCCCCGACGGGTTCGGCACGCCGACCGGCGACCGCTACTGCATGAACTCGATCTCGCTGAACTTCACCCCCGAAGCGTGA